A genome region from Leptidea sinapis chromosome 34, ilLepSina1.1, whole genome shotgun sequence includes the following:
- the LOC126974940 gene encoding jerky protein homolog-like — MKSGLTPVVGYKPRLVFNEEQETLLSKYILRSASIYFGLLPEEVRQLAYQCAMKFNVHNIPPSWHTNGEAGKDWLTNFLKRNSTLSIRIPEATSAGRASSFNRHNVNQFFEKLGDLITKHNLTPSRIWNLDETGVQTVLNPKKILAEKGTKQVGAIVSTERGTLVTVELAVSALGNSIPPMFVFPRLKYKDLFIRDGPPECIGAGNKSGWMTSTEFLVFMDHFIKHTKPRPEVPVLLLLDNHSSHIDIDVIEKAKKNSVILLSFPPHCTHRLQPLDVGVNGPFKTYCSKAQNNWLRTNPGKIMSIYEIPGIVKYAFPLAVTPINICNAFKKAGIWPYNSNVFTDEDYAPSFVTDRPMPENRLSQGTDNLPVPPNNRERTPQYLDESNYVGSNVEIETSPSILQHVPVQSDCRVDCTSEPSANQEPTPCCSFQLPQSADNNTGDKNTTIFSPELIRPLPKAPPRLNGYNKRLKRMTAVLTDTPEKNALK; from the coding sequence ATGAAAAGTGGACTGACTCCTGTGGTTGGATACAAACCAAGACTAGTGTTCAATGAGGAACAAGAGACACTTCTGTCGAAGTACATCTTAAGAAGCGCTTCTATTTACTTTGGTCTTCTACCGGAAGAAGTACGACAACTTGCGTACCAGTGTGCGATGAAGTTTAATGTACACAACATCCCACCATCTTGGCATACAAATGGTGAGGCTGGCAAGGATTGGTTGACAAACTTTCTGAAGAGGAACTCTACACTTTCTATAAGAATACCCGAAGCTACCAGTGCAGGACGCGCGAGCTCATTCAACCGACATAATGTGAATCAATTTTTCGAAAAACTTGGCGACTTGATTACAAAGCATAATCTTACTCCTTCACGTATCTGGAATTTGGACGAGACTGGTGTTCAAACTGTGCTGAATCCAAAGAAAATTTTGGCTGAAAAGGGAACAAAGCAAGTAGGAGCAATTGTATCAACAGAGCGTGGAACTTTGGTCACTGTTGAGCTAGCGGTAAGTGCTCTGGGGAACTCGATTCCACCGATGTTTGTATTTCCACGTTTGAAATATAAAGACCTGTTTATCCGCGACGGTCCTCCTGAGTGTATTGGGGCTGGTAATAAATCCGGTTGGATGACAAGCACAGAGTTCTTAGTGTTTATGGATCATTTCATAAAACACACTAAGCCTAGACCTGAAGTGCCAGTGCTATTACTCCTAGACAATCATTCATCTCACATTGATATTGATGTGATTGAAAAAGCCAAGAAAAattctgttatattattatcgtTCCCACCACATTGCACCCACAGACTGCAACCACTGGATGTTGGTGTCAATGGCCCTTTTAAAACATACTGCTCTAAAGCTCAAAATAACTGGCTGAGAACTAATCCTGGAAAGATTATGAGCATTTATGAAATACCAGGTATAGTAAAATACGCTTTCCCGTTGGCAGTAACACCTATCAATATATGCAACGCATTTAAAAAGGCTGGTATTTGGCCCTATAATTCAAACGTATTCACAGACGAAGATTATGCACCATCTTTTGTAACCGATCGTCCGATGCCAGAAAATCGACTCTCACAAGGTACAGACAATTTGCCTGTCCCTCCAAACAATCGAGAAAGAACTCCTCAATATCTTGATGAGTCAAATTATGTGGGCAGCAATGTTGAGATTGAGACTAGTCCATCCATACTACAGCATGTTCCTGTGCAAAGCGACTGCAGGGTTGACTGTACAAGTGAACCATCGGCTAATCAAGAGCCTACCCCTTGCTGCAGCTTCCAGCTTCCTCAATCAGCTGATAACAACACAGGagataaaaatacaacaattttcTCACCAGAGCTAATTAGACCACTGCCTAAAGCACCTCCCCGATTAAATGGATATAATAAACGACTTAAAAGAATGACAGCTGTTCTTACGGATACTCCAGAGAAAAATGCtttgaaatga